One Panicum virgatum strain AP13 chromosome 3N, P.virgatum_v5, whole genome shotgun sequence DNA segment encodes these proteins:
- the LOC120666623 gene encoding DNA-directed RNA polymerases I and III subunit RPAC2-like isoform X2 codes for MGGRGGKGFGRGLRVKRVLRINTEATAPLPPLSRTPHSDAASRRRTRLRLRPRRQRLRLVPSLLQHQARATMEHGSLEDSSASTFSIMEEDHTLANSVRFVLNQDPRVAFCGYSIPHPSENKVNIRLQTTGDPAKDVLKDSLQDLMVMCQHIRGTFDTAVADFRGNKPADAMDIDLNKK; via the exons ATGGGTGGGAGAGGAGGCAAGGGTTTTGGGAGGGGTCTGCGAGTCAAAAG GGTTCTTCGCATAAATACGGAGGCAAccgctccccttcctcctctttcGAGGACACCTCACAgcgacgccgcctcccgccgccgaacTCGCCTACggctccgcccgcgccggcagCGCCTTCGCCTCGTCCCCTCTCTGCTTCAGCACCAG GCAAGAGCAACCATGGAGCACGGGTCGCTGGAGGATTCGAGTGCATCGACGTTCTCCATCATGGAGGAGGACCACACCCTCGCCAACTCCGTCAGATTCGTTCTCAACCAGGA CCCAAGGGTGGCATTTTGTGGATACAGCATCCCTCATCCTTCTGAAAACAAAGTTAACATAAGGCTTCAGACTACAG GAGATCCAGCCAAGGATGTTCTGAAAGATTCGTTGCAGGACCTGATGGTAATGTGCCAGCATATAAGGGGGACGTTTGACACTGCAGTGGCTGATTTCCGGGGGAACAAACCAGCAGACGCCATGGACATTGATTTGAACAAAAAGTAG
- the LOC120666624 gene encoding amino acid permease 6-like: MERQRTAVVYDAESGDDHERQGTVWTATSHIVAAVVGSGVLALAWTVAQLGWVVGPLVLVGFSCVTYYTSALLADCYRYPDPVAGAVNREYIDAVRCYLGRKSVLLCGCAQYVNLWGTLVGYTITASTSMIAVKRVNCFHRHGLGAGDCNPSGSTYMVVFGLFQLLLSQLPSLHNIAWLSVVAVATSLGYSFISLGLCAAKWASHGDVRGTLAGAAVDAPRDKAFNVLLALGNIAFSYTFADVLIEIQDTLRAPPAENKTMKRASFYGLAMTTVFYLLLGCTGYAAFGNDAPGNILTGYAFYEPFWLVDIANICVIVHLIGAYQVFAQPIFARLESCVACRWPDAKFINATYYVRVPCLRSSSPPTTVAVAPLKLVLRTILIMFTTLVAMLLPFFNAVLGLIGALGFWPLSVYFPVSMHVARLKICRGELRWWLLQAMSFVCLLISIAASIGSVQDIVHNLKAAAPFKTSD; this comes from the exons ATGGAGAGGCAGAGAACGGCGGTGGTGTACGACGCTGAATCCGGCGACGATCATGAGAGGCAAG GGACGGTGTGGACGGCGACGTCGCACatcgtggcggcggtggtgggctCCGGCGTGCTGGCGCTGGCGTGGACGGTGGCGCAGCTGGGGTGGGTGGTGGGGCCCCTCGTCCTGGTGGGCTTCTCCTGCGTCACCTACTACACGTCGGCGCTGCTGGCCGACTGCTACCGGTACCCGgaccccgtcgccggcgccgtcaaCCGCGAGTACATCGACGCCGTGCGCTGCTACCTCGGCCGCAAGAGCGTGCTGCTCTGCGGCTGCGCGCAGTACGTCAACCTCTGGGGCACGCTCGTCGGATACACCATCACCGCCAGCACAAGCATGAT CGCCGTGAAGCGCGTCAACTGCTTCCACCGGCACGGCTTGGGCGCCGGCGACTGCAACCCCTCCGGGAGCACCTACATGGTGGTGTTCGGCCTCTTCCAGCTCCTGCTCTCGCAGCTGCCCAGCCTCCACAACATCGCCTGGCTctccgtcgtcgccgtcgccacctCCTTGGGCTACTCCTTCATCAGCCTCGGCCTCTGCGCCGCCAAGTGGGCCTCCCACGGCGACGTCCGGGGCAccctggccggcgccgccgtcgacgcgcCGCGGGACAAGGCCTTCAACGTCCTCCTCGCGCTCGGCAACATCGCCTTCTCCTACACCTTCGCCGACGTCCTCATCGAGATCCAGGACAcgctgcgcgcgccgcccgccgagaaCAAGACCATGAAGCGCGCCTCCTTCTACGGCCTCGCCATGACCACCGTCTTCTACCTCCTGCTCGGCTGCACCGGCTACGCCGCCTTCGGCAACGACGCGCCCGGCAACATCCTCACCGGCTACGCCTTCTACGAGCCATTCTGGCTCGTCGACATCGCCAACATCTGCGTCATCGTCCACCTCATCGGCGCCTACCAGGTGTTCGCGCAGCCCATCTTCGCGCGGCTGGAGAGCTGCGTGGCGTGCCGCTGGCCGGACGCCAAGTTCATCAACGCCACCTACTACGTGCGCGTGCCGTGCCTccggtcgtcgtcgccgccgaccACCGTGGCCGTCGCGCCGCTCAAGCTCGTGCTCCGCACCATCCTCATCATGTTCACCACGCTGGTGGCGATGCTGCTGCCCTTCTTCAACGCCGTGCTGGGCCTCATCGGCGCGCTGGGATTCTGGCCGCTCTCCGTCTACTTCCCCGTCAGCATGCACGTCGCCAGGCTCAAGatctgccgcggcgagctccggtGGTGGTTGCTGCAGGCCATGAGCTTCGTCTGCCTCCTCATCTCCATCGCCGCCAGCATCGGGTCCGTGCAGGACATCGTGCACAACCTCAAGGCCGCCGCGCCGTTCAAGACTTCCGACTGA
- the LOC120666621 gene encoding tRNA pseudouridine synthase A-like, with protein sequence MSTSNPAAAVSTKRPCDPSHADPTPPAKLQRSSDPPDPAPAGNPDGATDGGEATGVDSEAMAGTRNPRAQRYLVAVEYVGTRFSGSQQQPNQRTVVGVLEEAFHKFIGQPVSIFCSSRTDAGVHALSNVCHVDVERISKRKPGEVLTPHEPGVVKRAVNHFLQRNEGDIMVTDVRCVAPDFHARYKALERTYHYRLLSGPESTSVFEKSSAWHISEDLDIQAMKKACSILVGHHDFSSFRAAGCQANSPMRTLDELTVTEVFPFMYFPSSIERSEMESSDGSLVYSRTPALESSGKESDGSCSSSGKSETENRKEFGSRLRHRCFVVTARARSFLYHQVRLMVGLLKSVGTGDLTTADVERILNAKTVTAAPPMAPACGLYLANVKYDLSV encoded by the exons ATGAGCACCAgcaaccccgccgccgccgtctcaaCCAAGCGCCCCTGTGATCCCTCCCACGCCGACCCCACGCCACCGGCCAAGCTCCAGCGATCCTCAGACCCGCCGGACCCCGCGCCGGCCGGGAACCCAGACGGTGCcaccgacggcggcgaggcgacgggAGTGGATAGCGAGGCGATGGCCGGTACACGGAACCCTCGGGCGCAGCGGTACCTGGTTGCGGTGGAGTACGTCGGCACCCGCTTCTCCGGCTCCCAGCAGCAGCCCAACCAGCGGACCGTAGTCGGCGTTCTCGAG GAGGCATTTCACAAATTCATTGGGCAGCCGGTTTCGATATTCTGTTCTAGCCGAACG GATGCAGGTGTTCATGCTTTATCAAATGTTTGCCATGTCGATGTGGAGCGGATAAGTAAAAGGAAGCCTGGTGAAGTG TTAACACCTCATGAGCCTGGAGTTGTAAAACGTGCTGTGAACCACTTTCTACAG AGGAATGAAGGTGACATAATGGTGACTGATGTTCGCTGTGTTGCACCAGATTTTCATGCTAGATACAAAGCTCTAGAGCGCAC ATATCATTACCGTTTGCTTTCTGGACCTGAGTCAACATCAGTATTTGAGAAAAGCTCTGCTTGGCACATATCTGAGGATTTGGATATTCAGGCAATGAAG AAAGCATGCAGCATACTTGTTGGGCATCATGATTTCAGTTCCTTTCGGGCAGCTGGATGTCAG GCAAACTCACCAATGAGAACTCTGGATGAACTTACTGTTACAGAAGTATTCCCTTTCATGTATTTTCCTTCAAGCATAGAACGATCAGAGATGGAATCATCAGATGGGTCTCTTGTTTATTCGAGGACACCAGCCTTGGAATCATCTGGGAAAGAATCCGATGGTTCCTGTTCTAGCAGTGGGAAATCAGAAACTGAGAACAGAAAAGAATTTGGGTCAAGATTAAGGCACCGTTGCTTTGTTGTTACTGCAAGGGCACGATCTTTTCTTTACCATCAG GTAAGGTTGATGGTCGGTCTTCTAAAATCTGTTGGGACGGGCGATCTAACAACTGCAGATG TTGAGAGAATTTTGAATGCAAAGACAGTGACAGCTGCACCTCCTATGGCACCTGCTTGTGGTCTGTACCTTGCTAACGTGAAATACGACCTGAGTGTTTGA
- the LOC120666620 gene encoding uncharacterized protein At4g06598-like: MMANGRLQKQALLPPRSPFPAAAAAAPHAELGPIARPRDAHHRHGHQRTSSESFLADEQPSWLDDLLDEPETPARAHGRPGHRRSSSDSFALFEGGGGAAAGIHDNVLDGMRGGGGGQLASWAGAPEFFPEPTSFGRPQGRPWESRQMYRQGGGMPIPGREKNGGRHGPSSSFGDLEHGHVPNGVDRKGHGDAAHDQRIGAERKEGLRHSQSEADTKRAKQQYAQRSRVRKLQYIAELERRVQSLQTEGIEVTAEMDFLGQQNIMLDLENKALKQRLESLSQEHLIKRYQQEMFEREIGRLRSLFQQQQQQQHVPQQQAPTHSRSNSRDLDSQFANLSLKHSDPNSGRDAVSGLRI, encoded by the exons ATGATGGCGAACGGGAGGCTCCAAAAGCAGGCGTTGCTGCCGCCGCGGAGCCCATTCCCtgcagcggcggctgcggcgccgcACGCCGAGCTCGGCCCGATCGCGCGGCCGCGGGACGCGCACCACCGCCACGGCCACCAGCGCACGTCGTCTGAGAGCTTCCTCGCCGACGAGCAGCCGTCGTGGCTCGACGACCTGCTGGACGAGCCCGagacgccggcgcgggcgcatGGCCGGCCCGGCCACCGCAGGTCGTCCAGTGACTCGTTCGCGCTcttcgaaggcggcggcggcgccgcggcgggcatACACGACAATGTGCTCGATGGCAtgaggggaggaggcggaggacagTTGGCTTCTTGGGCTGGCGCGCCCGAGTTCTTCCCGGAGCCCACCTCGTTTGGGCGACCTCAGGGCAGGCCGTGGGAGTCAAGGCAGATGTACCGGCAGGGTGGTGGCATGCCGATTCCAGGGAGAGAGAAGAATGGAGGGCGCCATGGTCCGTCCAGCTCATTTGGTGATCTTGAGCATGGTCATgtgcccaatggggtggacaggaAAGGCCATGGTGATGCAGCTCATGACCAGAGGATTGGAGcagagaggaaggagggcctGAGGCACTCGCAGTCGGAGGCGGACACCAAGCGAGCCAAACA ACAATATGCTCAGAGATCTCGTGTCCGGAAGCTCCAGTATATTGCAGAGCTTGAGAGAAGAGTTCAGTCCTTGCAG ACAGAGGGGATAGAAGTTACTGCTGAAATGGATTTTCTTGGTCAGCAAAATATCATGTTAGACCTGGAAAATAAAGCCTTGAAGCAACGGCTTGAGAGTCTATCTCAAGAGCATCTTATTAAACGCT ATCAGCAAGAGATGTTTGAGCGGGAAATTGGTCGGCTTAGATCATTGttccagcaacagcagcagcagcagcatgtaCCACAGCAGCAGGCTCCTACTCACAGCCGCAGTAACAGCAGAGACCTTGATTCACAATTCGCAAACCTGTCTCTGAAACACAGCGATCCCAATTCTGGGCGTGATGCTGTCTCTGGCCTTCGCATTTAA
- the LOC120666623 gene encoding DNA-directed RNA polymerases I and III subunit RPAC2-like isoform X1, whose translation MAIAGLRHGWERRQGFWEGSASQKGSSHKYGGNRSPSSSFEDTSQRRRLPPPNSPTAPPAPAAPSPRPLSASAPGRTARATMEHGSLEDSSASTFSIMEEDHTLANSVRFVLNQDPRVAFCGYSIPHPSENKVNIRLQTTGDPAKDVLKDSLQDLMVMCQHIRGTFDTAVADFRGNKPADAMDIDLNKK comes from the exons ATGGCGATTGCGGGCTTGCGGCATGGGTGGGAGAGGAGGCAAGGGTTTTGGGAGGGGTCTGCGAGTCAAAAG GGTTCTTCGCATAAATACGGAGGCAAccgctccccttcctcctctttcGAGGACACCTCACAgcgacgccgcctcccgccgccgaacTCGCCTACggctccgcccgcgccggcagCGCCTTCGCCTCGTCCCCTCTCTGCTTCAGCACCAGGTAGAACC GCAAGAGCAACCATGGAGCACGGGTCGCTGGAGGATTCGAGTGCATCGACGTTCTCCATCATGGAGGAGGACCACACCCTCGCCAACTCCGTCAGATTCGTTCTCAACCAGGA CCCAAGGGTGGCATTTTGTGGATACAGCATCCCTCATCCTTCTGAAAACAAAGTTAACATAAGGCTTCAGACTACAG GAGATCCAGCCAAGGATGTTCTGAAAGATTCGTTGCAGGACCTGATGGTAATGTGCCAGCATATAAGGGGGACGTTTGACACTGCAGTGGCTGATTTCCGGGGGAACAAACCAGCAGACGCCATGGACATTGATTTGAACAAAAAGTAG